The Methanobacterium alcaliphilum region TCCTCAATATCCATAGGTTGGGGAACTGTGAATTCATTATTATGAAAAACGTCTTTAGCAAGTTTTTCATAGAATCCTGCTTGCTTCGAGTCGGGATATTTTTCAATAACGGTTTTTGCTTCTATTTCACTTTTTTGAACCAGTTCACTTCGGGGAATAATCCCTATTACTTTCGATCCAACCTTCTGGGCAAATTTATTAACTATTTCCTCTTCTCGGTTAATACCCTTGCAGTTGCAGATGATACCTCCAAGGTTGCCTTTGAGCTTTTTTATGCCTTTACATATATTATTTGCTGCATAAAGAGCCATGTATTCCCCTGAAGTTACAATATATACTTCATCAGCAAAATCTTCTCTAAGTGGTACTGCAAAACCTCCGCACACCACATCGCCCAGGACATCGTATATTACCACATCCAGATCTTCACTGAAAACTTCCAGTTTTTCTAGAAGGTTCATGGCCACAATAACCCCTCTTCCAGCACACCCTACTCCAGGTTCAGGGCCTCCACTTTCAACACACATTACATTATTATAGCCCTCAAAGACCACATCTTCCACTTGGGCACTGCGTTTTTCCTTTAATACATTGAGGACAGTTGGGAGACGGGACCCATATAATGTTCGGGTAGTATCTGCTTTAGGGTCGCATCCAATTACCAGAACTTTATGGTTTTTAGAATATGCTGCGGCAATATTGGATACCGTGGTTGATTTTCCAATACCGCCTTTACCATAAACTGCGATTTTTTTAACATTACTCATTAGACTTCACCATAGCGCCAATTAAATCTCCACGGGTAATTATGCCTATTAATTTTTTCTCATCAACCACAGGAAGCCTCTTAACATCATGTTTATCCATTAACTCCGCAGCATCAGATATGGATTTTTCAGGAGTAATGGTAATTAATTTTCGAGTCATAATCTCTTCCACTAAAATCAGTGCCGCTTTGGTCATTCCTTCTGCGATTTCATCGTATTCATGCTTCATACGAAGAGGTAGTTCAATTAGATCTAAAGGAGCAGGTAGAATAAGATTCAATTTAGGGGAGTGGACTTCTAAAAGGCGCATAATGTCTCCTTCACTGACAATACCTATTAAATTTTCATCTTCATCCAGTACTGGTGCTCCACTAATTTTATTTTCTCTTAAAATTTTAGCAGCATCCCCTATTTTAGTGACTTTACTAAATGAAATTACATCTTTTTGCATAGCATCCTGAATCTTTATCATCACATCAACTCCCATTATCTTAGATTAATCAATCAAATTATTTAGATTATAAAGAATTACTAATGTTATATCTGTTTTTATAGTAATCTTTTTTGTCTTAAAAAAAATAAAATTAATAGTTCAATTTTATAGCTATTATAAACTTTAACTAAATTAGGCTGTGATAACATTTCTGAGACGGAATTGGATAAATTGTCCGATATTCTATGGGTGCAAAAAGAATACTTATCATAAAAATAGTTATATTCATTATATCCTCAATTTTGTGTGGTTTTTCAAGCACTATGTTTGAATTAATATTATTTAGAGGAATCCAAGGGATTGGTGGTGGTATTCTATTAACACTACCATTCATTGTTGTAGGTGAGATTTTCAATCTCCAATAAAAGGCAAATATATGTGAATTATAGCCTCGGTATTTCCAGCATCCTGGGACCAATATTTGTAGGTATAATCACCGATGGAATTCTAGATGA contains the following coding sequences:
- the cfbC gene encoding Ni-sirohydrochlorin a,c-diamide reductive cyclase ATP-dependent reductase subunit yields the protein MSNVKKIAVYGKGGIGKSTTVSNIAAAYSKNHKVLVIGCDPKADTTRTLYGSRLPTVLNVLKEKRSAQVEDVVFEGYNNVMCVESGGPEPGVGCAGRGVIVAMNLLEKLEVFSEDLDVVIYDVLGDVVCGGFAVPLREDFADEVYIVTSGEYMALYAANNICKGIKKLKGNLGGIICNCKGINREEEIVNKFAQKVGSKVIGIIPRSELVQKSEIEAKTVIEKYPDSKQAGFYEKLAKDVFHNNEFTVPQPMDIEEFEEFFRQFH
- a CDS encoding CBS domain-containing protein, with translation MIKIQDAMQKDVISFSKVTKIGDAAKILRENKISGAPVLDEDENLIGIVSEGDIMRLLEVHSPKLNLILPAPLDLIELPLRMKHEYDEIAEGMTKAALILVEEIMTRKLITITPEKSISDAAELMDKHDVKRLPVVDEKKLIGIITRGDLIGAMVKSNE